From the genome of Mugil cephalus isolate CIBA_MC_2020 chromosome 2, CIBA_Mcephalus_1.1, whole genome shotgun sequence, one region includes:
- the tmc8 gene encoding transmembrane channel-like protein 7, which translates to MEERKPMNFTRLLSDESTQSDLSTDSCEYHQTEIFDQLPSIQACRPELSRLGGFEAAQGGPEPEDRLSNVHLSRGSRDKALMQPLRNRAICMQAKRSIRERRKKQINNTGESWRRSQSISRKRLSASVAAALSSLLPWRNSLHTIEGKFGVGVKSYFVFLRYLVYMNLLHCALIFGFILGPTIFYGRGESNETMRFGGNDSVLDFFLGTGYLDRSPVFFGFYTPGSLNLACLNTTLLYLAAILTIFLLSLVMVVRRTVVGYKHTWMLGTRYSMNVSFKIFCSWDFTVQDPAAADLKRSFIRNDLKLLLEEQSFSLREARRTLGQKVRLYLLRFILNLLVLCLLGGAFYLIFFITEISMKQTGHNWLISLFFEYLPPSTITIVNLFLPHIFRKISSFEDYSFTTQVNATLVRSIFLKLASLGIYLFFVLKSTHSQSDSRCRENQFGREMYTLTIFNFLETVCNAFLWDYPRKLLQERSPTSWLIRLVGKQRFLIHFEVLDLVHSQTVFWVGVYYCPLLPLIGMVALVITFYLKKFSVLRCCEAEHRVFRGSNSSVLFHFMLLLGLTIAGATLAFNVYQQDSMTHTLPCGPFAMGESAFTVMEGCVNTLPSPVQTTLSYVASATFALPLILAEIVILTSYVSRGRSNQKAIERLKELLVTTSTDKRFLVKKHTTMLRSKRKARSAVTEEDPSPCI; encoded by the exons atggaggagCGCAAACCTATGAACTTCACTCGGCTTTTATCAG ATGAAAGCACTCAGTCCGACCTGTCTACGGACTCCTGTGAGTACCATCAGACAGAGATATTTGACCAGCTGCCGAGCATCCAGGCTTGCCGGCCTGAGCTGAGCAGACTTGGAGGCTTTGAGGCCGCCCAGGGTGGCCCAGAACCCGAGGACAGGCTCAGCAATGTCCACCTGTCCAGAGGATCCAGAGACAAGGCGTTGATGCAGCCACTCAGAAACAGGGCCATTTGTATGCAGGCAAAGAGAAGCATCAG ggagaggagaaagaagcaaATCAACAACACTGGGGAGTCGTGGAGGCGGAGCCAGAGCATCAGCAGGAAAAGGTTGTCTGCATCAGTGGCAGCGGCTCTTTCCAGCCTGTTGCCATGGCGGAACTCTCTTCACACCATCGAAG GCAAGTTCGGAGTCGGCGTGAAGTCctattttgttttcctcaggtATCTGGTTTACATGAACCTGCTACACTGTGCACTTATCTTTGGCTTCATTCTGGGACCAACAATATTTTATGGCAGGGGTGAGAGCAACG AAACAATGCGATTTGGAGGCAACGActctgttttagattttttcctCGGAACG GGTTACCTGGATCGTTCACCAGTCTTCTTTGGCTTTTATACGCCCGGCTCCCTGAACTTAGCGTGCTTGAACACGACTCTGCTGTACCTTGCTGCAATCCTCACCATCTTCCTCCTCAGTCTCGTTATGGTGGTCCGCAG GACAGTGGTTGGCTACAAGCACACTTGGATGCTCGGGACGCGCTACAGCATGAATGTGAGCTTTAAGATCTTCTGCAGCTGGGACTTCACCGTCCAGGATCCCGCTGCCGCTGACCTCAAACGCAGCTTCATCAGAAATGACCTCAAG CTGCTCCTGGAGGAGCAAAGTTTCTCCTTGCGTGAAGCTCGGAGGACACTTGGACAGAAGGTCCGCCTCTACCTGCTCAGGTTCATCCTCAACCTCctggtgttgtgtttgctgGGCGGAGCCTTCTACCTTATCTTCTTCATCACAGAAATATCCATGAAACAG accGGACACAACTGGCTGATCAGTCTGTTCTTTGAGTATCTTCCTCCGTCCACCATCACCATTGTCAACCTATTCCTCCCTCACATCTTCCGTAAGATCTCATCTTTCGAGGACTATTCTTTCACCACACAGGTGAATGCGACGCTCGTGAG GAGCATCTTCTTAAAGCTGGCCTCTTTGGGAATCTACCTATTTTTTGTCCTCAAATCAACACACAGTCAA AGTGACTCTCGGTGCAGAGAGAACCAGTTTGGTAGAGAGATGTACACACTGACTATCTTCAACTTCTTGGAGACTGTCTGCAATGCCTTTCTCTGGGACTACCCCAGGAA GTTGTTGCAGGAGAGGTCTCCCACATCCTGGCTGATCCGGTTGGTAGGGAAACAACGGTTCCTGATCCATTTTGAAGTGCTGGATCTGGTGCACAGTCAAACTGTATTCTGGGTGGGAGTCTACTACTGccctctgctgcctctgatAGGAATGGTCGCACTGGTGATCACGTTCTACCTCAAAAAG TTCAGTGTCCTACGGTGCTGTGAGGCAGAGCATCGGGTGTTTCGAGGTTCCAACTCCTCGGTTTTATTCCACTTCATGCTGCTGCTCGGCCTCACCATCGCTGGAGCCACGCTGGCCTTCAACGTCTACCAGCAAGACAGCATGACCCACAC GTTGCCCTGTGGTCCATTTGCAATGGGGGAATCGGCATTTACTGTCATGGAAGGTTGTGTGAACACTCTCCCCAGCCCTGTGCAGACCACTCTAAGCTACGTGGCCTCTGCCACCTTTGCCCTGCCGCTCATACTAGCTGAGAT TGTAATCTTAACCTCATATGTGTCACGAGGACGCTCCAATCAGAAGGCGATTGAGAGACTGAAAGAACTGCTGGTTACG ACCAGCACAGACAAGCGTTTCCTGGTCAAGAAGCACACCACAATGCTGAGAAGCAAGCGCAAAGCGCGTTCTGCAGTCACTGAAGAGGACCCCAGTCCATGCATTTAG
- the LOC125004403 gene encoding putative pregnancy-specific beta-1-glycoprotein 7 isoform X1 produces the protein MHTIIMRNRQMLNLLPILAVASLIIRICGSSSVLPVLTGPDMAYLGSRVVFQCIAPASSPAVTYEFMRSGGVLVATDIDLQGGQFASFSMKVAAASDGTYHCKATAGGQTGVSNSIKLSVVTPASNTRVTSDPFPPAAYEGSRIVLSCDVQMGSHLSYTWFFNRKEVTSSTSVPFHFTGNKLVMESVTPQHAGHYSCNAWSTVNSIKRVSSSTEVQVTVKVYISKPQILFSFFKEGNSYYGNVTCWSSRGTPPANFSLSLDGHEVGYVTKTDSLVAWFHIAMVPGVDMGVAQCLVKSEIQEMISEPVTLEVVPAGGDVKVEVEYLYTADSKLAAAKLNCQVSRGTFLYISWLFNDSALPSVDSLGQPITSHNALTNRGQTLVLSRLSPEESGYYRCRARDSFEDSGPWVESAAQLVQVTDRSLHSLTQATPATETSPKVCLSTIEGITIAFCCFLFLMLAVGSACWYKISDKSVRAHITPTNSEALPLSEIPVGGQAR, from the exons ATGCATACCATTATTATGAGGAACCGTCAGATGCTCAATTTGTTGCCAATTTTGG ctgtGGCAAGTTTGATCATCAGGATAT GCGGATCGAGCTCTGTTCTTCCAGTGCTGACTGGCCCTGACATGGCCTACCTCGGCTCAAGGGTGGTTTTCCAGTGTATTGCGCCTGCCTCATCGCCGGCTGTAACCTATGAGTTCATGAGGAGCGGTGGAGTCCTGGTCGCCACGGACATCGACCTCCAAGGTGGCCAATTTGCGTCATTCTCCATGAAGGTGGCTGCAGCGTCAGACGGGACGTACCACTGCAAGGCCACGGCTGGAGGCCAAACAGGAGTCAGCAACAGCATCAAGCTGAGTGTAGTCA CTCCAGCATCAAACACCagagtgacctctgaccccttcCCCCCTGCTGCGTACGAGGGGTCACGCATTGTCCTCAGCTGTGATGTCCAAATGGGCTCCCACCTTTCCTATACCTGGTTTTTCAACAGGAAGGAGGTGACATCTTCAACCTCCGTCCCGTTTCACTTCACTGGGAACAAGCTAGTGATGGAGAGCGTGACTCCGCAGCATGCTGGACATTATTCTTGCAATGCATGGTCCACAGTGAATAGCATCAAGAGGGTTTCCAGCAGCACAGAGGTCCAGGTGACAGTCAAag ttTATATTTCGAAGCCACAGATCTTGTTCTCCTTTTTCAAAGAGGGAAACAGTTACTATGGCAACGTGACCTGCTGGTCATCGAGGGGGACTCCTCCAGCAAACTTCTCTCTTTCGCTTGATGGCCATGAAGTGGGATATGTCACAAAAACCGACTCACTTGTTGCCTGGTTCCACATTGCCATGGTACCCGGGGTGGACATGGGCGTGGCACAGTGCCTTGTGAAAAGTGAGATTCAGGAAATGATAAGTGAGCCTGTGACTCTGGAAGTAG TCCCAGCTGGAGGGGAtgtgaaggtggaggtggagtatCTATACACAGCTGACTCCAAGCTAGCTGCTGCCAAGCTGAACTGTCAAGTCAGCAGAGGGACGTTCCTTTACATATCATGGCTCTTTAACGACTCTGCCCTCCCCTCTGTGGACTCCCTCGGTCAGCCCATCACGTCTCACAATGCCCTGACCAACCGAGGACAAACCCTCGTCCTCTCTAGGCTCAGCCCGGAGGAGTCTGGGTATTACCGCTGCAGGGCCAGGGACAGCTTTGAGGACTCTGGACCCTGGGTGGAGAGTGCAGCACAGCTGGTTCAAGTCACAG ACAGGAGCCTTCACTCCTTGACACAAGCAACACCTGCCACTGAAACATCaccaa AGGTGTGCCTGTCTACCATAGAGGGAATCACCATAGcgttctgctgcttccttttcTTGATGCTGGCAGTGGGTTCAGCCTGTTGGTACAAGATATCTGACaagtcag ttcGTGCCCACATTACTCCAACAAA CTCTGAGGCACTTCCCCTGTCTGAAATCCCAGTCGGAGGGCAAGCTCGTTGA
- the LOC125004403 gene encoding putative pregnancy-specific beta-1-glycoprotein 7 isoform X2 — MHTIIMRNRQMLNLLPILAVASLIIRICGSSSVLPVLTGPDMAYLGSRVVFQCIAPASSPAVTYEFMRSGGVLVATDIDLQGGQFASFSMKVAAASDGTYHCKATAGGQTGVSNSIKLSVVTPASNTRVTSDPFPPAAYEGSRIVLSCDVQMGSHLSYTWFFNRKEVTSSTSVPFHFTGNKLVMESVTPQHAGHYSCNAWSTVNSIKRVSSSTEVQVTVKVYISKPQILFSFFKEGNSYYGNVTCWSSRGTPPANFSLSLDGHEVGYVTKTDSLVAWFHIAMVPGVDMGVAQCLVKSEIQEMISEPVTLEVVPAGGDVKVEVEYLYTADSKLAAAKLNCQVSRGTFLYISWLFNDSALPSVDSLGQPITSHNALTNRGQTLVLSRLSPEESGYYRCRARDSFEDSGPWVESAAQLVQVTEVCLSTIEGITIAFCCFLFLMLAVGSACWYKISDKSVRAHITPTNSEALPLSEIPVGGQAR; from the exons ATGCATACCATTATTATGAGGAACCGTCAGATGCTCAATTTGTTGCCAATTTTGG ctgtGGCAAGTTTGATCATCAGGATAT GCGGATCGAGCTCTGTTCTTCCAGTGCTGACTGGCCCTGACATGGCCTACCTCGGCTCAAGGGTGGTTTTCCAGTGTATTGCGCCTGCCTCATCGCCGGCTGTAACCTATGAGTTCATGAGGAGCGGTGGAGTCCTGGTCGCCACGGACATCGACCTCCAAGGTGGCCAATTTGCGTCATTCTCCATGAAGGTGGCTGCAGCGTCAGACGGGACGTACCACTGCAAGGCCACGGCTGGAGGCCAAACAGGAGTCAGCAACAGCATCAAGCTGAGTGTAGTCA CTCCAGCATCAAACACCagagtgacctctgaccccttcCCCCCTGCTGCGTACGAGGGGTCACGCATTGTCCTCAGCTGTGATGTCCAAATGGGCTCCCACCTTTCCTATACCTGGTTTTTCAACAGGAAGGAGGTGACATCTTCAACCTCCGTCCCGTTTCACTTCACTGGGAACAAGCTAGTGATGGAGAGCGTGACTCCGCAGCATGCTGGACATTATTCTTGCAATGCATGGTCCACAGTGAATAGCATCAAGAGGGTTTCCAGCAGCACAGAGGTCCAGGTGACAGTCAAag ttTATATTTCGAAGCCACAGATCTTGTTCTCCTTTTTCAAAGAGGGAAACAGTTACTATGGCAACGTGACCTGCTGGTCATCGAGGGGGACTCCTCCAGCAAACTTCTCTCTTTCGCTTGATGGCCATGAAGTGGGATATGTCACAAAAACCGACTCACTTGTTGCCTGGTTCCACATTGCCATGGTACCCGGGGTGGACATGGGCGTGGCACAGTGCCTTGTGAAAAGTGAGATTCAGGAAATGATAAGTGAGCCTGTGACTCTGGAAGTAG TCCCAGCTGGAGGGGAtgtgaaggtggaggtggagtatCTATACACAGCTGACTCCAAGCTAGCTGCTGCCAAGCTGAACTGTCAAGTCAGCAGAGGGACGTTCCTTTACATATCATGGCTCTTTAACGACTCTGCCCTCCCCTCTGTGGACTCCCTCGGTCAGCCCATCACGTCTCACAATGCCCTGACCAACCGAGGACAAACCCTCGTCCTCTCTAGGCTCAGCCCGGAGGAGTCTGGGTATTACCGCTGCAGGGCCAGGGACAGCTTTGAGGACTCTGGACCCTGGGTGGAGAGTGCAGCACAGCTGGTTCAAGTCACAG AGGTGTGCCTGTCTACCATAGAGGGAATCACCATAGcgttctgctgcttccttttcTTGATGCTGGCAGTGGGTTCAGCCTGTTGGTACAAGATATCTGACaagtcag ttcGTGCCCACATTACTCCAACAAA CTCTGAGGCACTTCCCCTGTCTGAAATCCCAGTCGGAGGGCAAGCTCGTTGA